The following are encoded together in the Pedobacter steynii genome:
- a CDS encoding SDR family oxidoreductase, with the protein MKISNNYIPVPVKGKRILITDGTTGIGRAMAILLASQGARIMIFGRHQRSIDKTMMAIGDLETETECFSMLADVANKKDLDRIFYMVDCMFGGLDILINNFHTPFESKMEGTYEEWQYIINNNLLGYIACCNEAIKRMKSHQRGHIVNIGPIDADVQAKGNAVYVAAMAGIRGFNKHIRKEVNEHGLKVSLIDPGIVDSDMIMDGDVKLRKKMAAMEILKADDIAMTVMHCLSQPHTAISLPDNQSSVQSV; encoded by the coding sequence ATGAAAATATCTAATAACTATATACCTGTACCCGTTAAAGGGAAACGGATACTGATTACGGACGGTACCACAGGCATCGGCCGGGCGATGGCAATATTACTTGCCTCCCAAGGTGCGAGAATTATGATCTTTGGCCGCCATCAGCGGTCCATTGATAAGACTATGATGGCTATTGGCGATTTGGAAACTGAAACAGAATGCTTTAGCATGCTCGCTGATGTCGCCAATAAAAAAGACCTCGATCGTATATTTTATATGGTGGACTGCATGTTTGGAGGTTTAGATATTTTAATCAATAACTTCCATACACCTTTCGAAAGTAAAATGGAGGGAACCTACGAAGAATGGCAATATATTATTAACAACAATTTATTGGGATACATCGCCTGCTGTAATGAAGCGATAAAACGGATGAAAAGCCATCAGCGAGGCCATATTGTGAACATTGGTCCCATAGATGCAGATGTGCAAGCGAAAGGAAATGCAGTTTATGTTGCCGCCATGGCCGGAATCCGGGGGTTTAATAAGCATATAAGGAAAGAAGTAAACGAGCACGGCTTGAAAGTCAGCCTTATTGACCCCGGTATTGTCGATTCAGACATGATTATGGATGGTGATGTGAAGTTGCGTAAAAAAATGGCTGCAATGGAGATTCTGAAAGCCGACGACATCGCCATGACCGTGATGCATTGTCTTTCTCAACCTCACACTGCGATTTCCTTACCTGATAATCAGAGTTCAGTCCAATCCGTCTAA